In Paraflavitalea devenefica, the following are encoded in one genomic region:
- a CDS encoding RluA family pseudouridine synthase has protein sequence MVKSSPEILIENDHFIVLNKPSGLLSIPDREGKEFSLKQMLQEKFGQIFTVHRLDRDTSGIIVFAKDEETHKYLSQAFEERTVEKYYLGIVNGVPPEKKMTIDEPIAENTTKRGVMLIHQRGKQSITDYEVLEEFGKFSLLRFRIHTGRTHQIRVHMQHVGHPIVVDALYGDANPILVSSFKRNYNLSKSEEEERPILGRLGLHAERLRFKDAQGNEYAVEAPLPKDMRALLQQLRKRK, from the coding sequence GTGGTTAAGTCATCGCCGGAGATATTGATCGAGAACGATCATTTTATTGTGCTCAATAAACCATCTGGCTTATTGAGTATTCCTGACCGGGAAGGAAAAGAGTTTTCCCTGAAGCAAATGCTGCAGGAAAAGTTTGGACAGATCTTTACGGTACACCGTCTTGACCGTGATACAAGCGGGATCATTGTATTTGCCAAAGATGAAGAAACGCATAAGTACCTTTCCCAGGCATTTGAGGAAAGAACGGTAGAGAAATATTACCTGGGCATTGTTAATGGAGTTCCTCCTGAAAAGAAAATGACCATTGACGAACCCATAGCGGAGAATACCACCAAACGTGGCGTAATGCTGATCCACCAGCGGGGAAAGCAATCGATAACAGATTATGAAGTGCTGGAAGAGTTTGGCAAGTTCTCTTTATTGCGGTTCCGTATCCATACGGGACGTACCCACCAGATACGGGTGCATATGCAACACGTGGGTCACCCCATCGTAGTAGATGCACTGTATGGCGATGCCAACCCCATCCTGGTATCTTCCTTTAAGCGGAATTATAACCTGTCGAAAAGTGAAGAGGAAGAGCGCCCCATCCTGGGCAGGCTGGGGCTGCATGCAGAGCGCTTACGCTTTAAAGATGCACAGGGTAATGAGTATGCAGTGGAAGCACCTTTACCGAAAGATATGCGGGCTTTGTTGCAGCAGTTGAGGAAGAGGAAGTAA
- a CDS encoding pseudouridine synthase, translating into MSKSSKAPFGKFIQQKETGAKKKERIRQEKKVQRQETKAYFDKKKEEARAFRQGNAANAAGAAPKTPKGGFPSAVGRKPKSADKQGTDDWQSGRDSMRENAKSGGKKFVNKGYNRMSYMERKKKQAERETQNPESRSQKPEARVQKPAFGKKQESKPAFTKTPANKPAYSKAPATKPATGNKTKLTISKPSQEPAKPAAGKASNVIPLNKFIAHAGITSRRDAADIVKSGLVVVNGKVITEPGFKVTAQDEVKVNGKQITIRKNMVYILINKPKDFITTTEDPQGRRTVLDIIKHATTERVYPIGRLDRNTTGVLLLTNDGELAQKLAHPSYMVKKIYEVKLDKPLIKKDFDTIANGVTLEDGFVAPDALAYADPKDKSVIGIEIHSGRNRIVRRIFEFMGYDVRNLDRVMYANLTKKNVDRGKWRFLSEKEVRLLKYLNTSYTKK; encoded by the coding sequence ATGAGTAAGAGTAGTAAAGCTCCCTTCGGAAAGTTTATCCAACAAAAAGAAACGGGCGCAAAAAAGAAAGAGCGTATCCGCCAGGAGAAAAAAGTACAGCGCCAGGAAACAAAAGCCTATTTCGATAAGAAGAAAGAAGAAGCCAGGGCATTTCGCCAGGGCAATGCCGCCAATGCAGCCGGCGCGGCCCCTAAAACACCCAAAGGAGGTTTTCCCAGTGCGGTGGGGAGAAAACCGAAATCAGCCGATAAGCAAGGAACCGATGACTGGCAAAGCGGAAGAGATAGTATGCGGGAAAATGCAAAAAGCGGTGGCAAGAAGTTTGTGAACAAGGGCTATAACCGCATGAGTTATATGGAGCGGAAGAAGAAGCAGGCGGAGAGAGAAACACAGAATCCAGAATCCAGAAGCCAGAAGCCAGAAGCCAGGGTACAGAAACCGGCCTTCGGTAAAAAGCAGGAAAGCAAGCCTGCCTTCACTAAAACTCCAGCAAACAAACCTGCTTACAGTAAAGCACCAGCAACTAAACCAGCTACAGGTAATAAGACCAAACTTACTATTAGTAAGCCCTCACAGGAACCAGCTAAACCTGCGGCAGGAAAAGCATCAAACGTTATCCCCCTCAATAAATTTATTGCACACGCAGGCATCACCTCACGCAGGGATGCAGCCGATATTGTGAAATCGGGACTCGTTGTGGTAAATGGTAAAGTGATCACAGAACCAGGTTTTAAAGTAACGGCACAGGATGAAGTGAAAGTGAATGGCAAGCAGATCACCATCCGGAAGAATATGGTGTATATCCTGATCAACAAACCCAAAGATTTTATCACTACTACAGAAGACCCGCAGGGAAGGAGAACAGTGTTGGACATTATTAAGCATGCCACGACCGAAAGGGTATATCCTATCGGCCGCCTGGACAGAAATACTACCGGTGTATTGCTCCTGACGAATGATGGCGAACTGGCGCAAAAACTGGCGCATCCCAGTTATATGGTGAAGAAGATCTATGAAGTGAAGCTGGACAAGCCTTTAATCAAGAAGGATTTTGATACGATCGCTAATGGCGTCACCCTCGAAGATGGTTTTGTAGCACCCGATGCACTGGCTTATGCAGACCCCAAGGATAAGAGCGTGATCGGGATTGAAATACACAGCGGCCGCAACCGTATTGTACGCCGTATTTTTGAATTTATGGGATATGATGTGCGCAACCTGGACCGGGTAATGTATGCCAACCTCACCAAGAAGAATGTAGACCGCGGCAAATGGCGCTTCCTCAGTGAAAAAGAAGTGCGCCTGCTGAAATACCTCAATACTTCGTACACTAAAAAATAA